The Geothrix oryzae DNA window TAGATCTGCTGGTGATGCATGGCCGGGAACCTTCCGAGGGTCCAGAGCAAGTCTCCCAGGAGAGGGAGCGCCAGGGCCAGCAGCAGGGCCCATCGGTGCAGCCAGCAGCGATGAAGGAAGGCGGAGATCGGCATCGTGAGTTAGCATAGACCTTTCGTCCGCCTTAGACCCATGGACCTCCCGCCCGAACGAGACGCCTTGATGAACATGAGCCTTGCCCCCGTTGTCTTCCCGTCCCGCCGGGCCCCCCGCCGCGCGCCCCTGATCCTGGCGCCGCTGGCCCTGATCCTGGCCGCGGGTGCGACGGGTTGTTTCCGGGCGACCGGCGTGTCCCGTCCCACGGTGGCTGTGGAGGAGATCCCCGCTTCCGGCGGCGACCGCATCCAGGGACTGAAGGCCACCTCCGGACCCGGCGACTTCTACCTGGGCAACGACGCCGTCCAGCTCGCGGTGGACGGGGCGGCTTTCGGGGACCGGGAAGGCCAGTTCGGCGCCGCTTCAGGCGGGGCCATCCTCGATGTGGGGACCATCTCCCTCGACCAGAGCTTCAAGCGGGTGTCCATGCCCACGGACCTGGTGGAGCGCCTCGGCCCGGTGGTCAACCAGGATCCCGATCTGCCGCTGGTCTTCGATCGGTACTCCCCCGGCACCGGCGTGAACTCGGTGAACCTCGAGATGCAGGGCTACCTGCTGGATCCCAAAGGCAAGCTCGGCGTGGCCACGGACGGCCAGAGCCGGGTATCGGGCGTGACCGTTCTCCACCGCATCCGCCTCAACCAGGGCGAGACCTTCTTCACCCTGGAGACCACCCTCAGCAACAACGGCACCTCGGCCCTCCCGATCCGCAGCCTTGGGGATTTCCTCTCCCAGCGCGGCGGCGGCTTCCGTCTCGTGGTGCCGGCCGTGTCCACCTTCAGCGGAGCGCCGCTCAGCAGTTGGGGCGCGGAAATCCCTGGATCCGACTTCACGGCCCCGCTGACCAGCAGCGTCGTCGCGCCGATGGTGGCCCTCGTGGGCGCCGAATCGGCCGGCAGCACCCTGGATTCGCATGCCTCCCTGGGCATCCTGCCCCTGGATGTGGACCAGGTCCTGGTGGCTTCGGATCCCCAGCATGCCCTGACCGAACTTCGCCCCGTGTTCCCGGGCCGCCTGGTCGTGGGCAGTCCCGCGGCGGCGAGCCTGCCTGCGGGCCAGACACTGACCTACCGGCGGCGCCTGTACGCGCTGGGCGGACCCGATGTGGTCCTCACCAGCCAGGGCCTGGCTCCGCATCCCTTCTACCCCAGCCAGGGCACCGTGGTCTTCAACGAGATGGCCCAGGCCCGGAGCGGGCTCCGCGGTGGGGATTTCGGAATCCTGGCCTTCGATACCTTCGGCACCGCCCTGCGCGGCGGCCCCATCCAGACGGAATTCCGGTTCGAGCGCTATACAGGCACGAACCCCGCCGTGGATCCGGCCACGGATGCCGATCCCTCCCATTGGGTGCTGGAGCGGGTGGAGTGGCGGGAGCCCAGCGACATCCCCGTCAGCAGCCCGCCGCTCGCGATCCTGCTGCCGGCGGTGCCGGATGTCCGGGTGGCGGGACAGAACCAGCCCTACCGAATCACGGCGGCCAACGCCCTGCAGAGCCACACGCTCTACCTCGGCACCAACATCCTGGATGCCAACCGACCCTACCTGGCCACGCCCATCACGCCCTCCAAGAGCCAGGGCTGGCACTTGGCGGAGAGCCTGACCCCCGAGCGGGGCGAAATCGTGGACGCCTCGGGCAATGTGACCAAGCAGAAGCAGATGGTCCACGGGTTCTCCGTTCGCCAGGCGGGAACGCTGGAATTCGCGGGCCTCAATCCGCTCCGGATCACCTTCGCCGGTCTGGGCGGCGTCCCCGATCCCCACATGCAGCGCATCCGGCGCATGGCCAGCTACTACGATCAGATCTACAAGGGCAAGGTGCTCCTGAGCGCCAACATCGCCGCCTACCAGTACACCGCCGGGAACGAGGTCTTCGGATCCGCCTTCAGCTACCCCTCCGGGGCGGCGGCGGCCTATTTCCCTGCGGGCGACTACCTCGCCTACGGCACCCGGGGACCGCTGTCCTATCTGGATGTGCTGCCGGTGAAATCGTTCGACGGACAGCAGGACATTTCCCACGGCTTCGTGGCCCTGCCTTCCCCCCTGCCCACGGGCTGGACCAGCTTCGACATCCCCGGTCCCACCCAGGCGACCACGGGTGGCCTCAACCCCGGCGAGATGCTCAGCTCGGCCCTGGCCGAAGGGGTGCAGGTGGTGACCCGCACCGAAGAGGATGTGCTCACGGATCCGGCGGCGCTGAGATCCGAATTCCGCGCGGAAATCGAGAGCCTGGCCGTCACCGATGCCCAGCGCGCGCCCATCGGCGCTGATCCCTTCGTGGTGGGCGGCCGCAGCTCGCGCCTTTCGGACGGCTTCGTCACGGCCCTCTTCACGCCGTCCCCCACGGGCGATCGCAACGGCGGAGCCCGGCCCTCCAAGGGCTGGACCCTGGCGGATTTCATCACCCAGGCTGAAGGCGGCTTCACCGTGGTCCACCGCCCCCGGGGCCCCCAGGGGCTGTTCACGGTGCGTGGCTTTGATCCCGCCGTGGCGCTCGGCAGCGGCGCCAATGCCTGGTGGGCCCAGACGGGTCCCGTGTCCCTCGGCAAGCGTCAGGGCGATTTCGATGCGCTCGAGCTGATCCGGGCCGAGGGCTGCGATCCCGCCGATCCCAGTGCCTGGTTCGCCGAGTTCAAGGCCGTGCGGGCCGATTGGTTCTCGCTGCTGAAGCAGCAGGGACCCGGCGCCTTCACCAAGGGGCTTGGACTCTCCTCCTCGCGCTTCAGCTTCGATACCCCCGTGGGCCTGGCCCGCACCTACCTCAAGCTGGGCGGCAGCCTCGGCCAGACCACCCTCACGCCTCTGGTGGAGGCCCTGCGCAACGGCGCGGCGGTCGCTTCCACGGGGCCCATGCTCGATGTGACGGTCAACGGCATCGGGCCCGGCGGCCTGGTGTCCGGTCCGGCGGCCACCGTCAACCTTTCCATCTCGCTCTACGCCCCGGACTGGGTTCCGGTGGACGAGGTCCGTGTGGTGGTGAACGGGGTGGCGCAGGTCATTCCCATGAGCAGCTTCACGCCCTCCACCACGGACTTCCGCCTCCGCACCGCCACGGTATCGGGCCTGGCCATGCCCGCGGGCAAGGATGCCTGGGTGGTGGTCGAGGCCGGCGTCCCCCTGGCGACCAGCGGCGCCTACCGGGCCGGGACGCCCTGGAACCGCATCATGAGGGGCATCTACCCGGTGGCGGTCAGCAACCCCGTCTTTGTGGATGTGAACGGCGGCGGGTACACTCCTCCGGGACTCTAGAATCGGCAGGAGCGGCGATGGCGGACTGGCTTCCGGAACGGCTTCCGGAGGATATTGATGCGGAGCGGTCGTTCCTGGCGACCTGCTGCTCGCCGGGGGCGGGTTTCGCCGCCAGCGAGGCCGTGTTCACCCTGGCCGAAGAGGACTTCGTCCACCCGGCCCATCGGGCCGTGTTCCGGGCGCTGCGGGTCCTCATCGAGGCCCAGGTCGAGGTCAACTCCCTCACGCTGAAGGACGCCCTGGATCAGGACGACAGCCTGAACAAAGTGGGGGGCTACCCGGGCCTGGTGGAGCTGCTGGCCGGAGAGGATGTGGAACGGCCGCAGGTGCTGGCCGATGTCATCCGCCGCAAGGCCAAGCTGCGGCGCCTGGTGCACCTCGGCGCCCAGCTGGTACGGCAGGCCGCCGAGGAGGACGAACCGCCCGAAGTGCTGGTGGACCAGACGGCCCAGAGCCTCTTCCACCTGGCCCAGGGGGATGCCAAGGCGCGGGGGCTGCTGTCCATCCAGGCCGTGGCGGATGACGCCATGGAGCGCCTGCACGAGCGCCTCGAAGGGCGCCTCTCGCCCGGTGTCCGGGTGGGGTTCACCCGCTTCGACGAGCTGACCCAGGGGTTCCAGCCCGGCAACCTCATCGTGCTGGCCGCCCGCCCGGGCATCGGCAAGACCGCCCTGGCCCTGAACTGGATCCTGCGGGCGGCGCAGGAACGCGATGGCCGCCCGGGGCACTGCGGAGCCTTCTTCAGCCTGGAAATGAGCCATGAGGAGGTCTTCATGCGCCTCCTGGCCGCCAAGAGCCAGACCAACATGAAGGATCTCCAGGCCGGCCGGGCGGCCGGAAAGATCGATCATGTGCTGCAGGCCCGCGACGAGCTGGTCCAGATGCCCCTGTTCATCTGCGACCAGGCCTCCATCACGGTGCCGCAGATCCAGAACATGATCGTGAAGCAGGGCAGCCAGAGCAATCGCCGCGTGGAGTTCGCCATCATCGACTACCTGCAGCTGCTCAGCAGCCCCGAGGGCAGCCGCGGCGCCAAGCAGAACGAGGCCGTCCGCATCGGCGAGATCAGCCGCGGGCTCAAGCTCATGGCCAAGGATTTCGGGATTCCCGTGGTGGTGCTCTCCCAGCTGAACCGCGAGGTGGAACACCGCACCGGCGGTCGCCCCCAGCTCAGTGACCTCCGCGATTCAGGCGCCATCGAGCAGGATGCCGACATGGTGGCCTTCATCCACCGGAAGATGATCCCCTCGGCCAACGAGGAGCCGGATCCTTCCGCCGAGCTGATCGTCGCCAAGCACCGCAACGGCCCCACCGCCATCATCCAGCTGCACTTCCAGGGCGAGTACGCGATGTACCGGGAGATGGTCAGGGAGACTTCCTCCTACGCATGAAATGGCCGGCCCACTTGCATCTGTCTCATACGAAAAAGCGGCCTTCTGGCCGCTTTTTCGTGTGGCTCAGAAGATGGCCTATTCCAACCCGAAGGTGGAGGTCTCCAGTTCCTTCTTCTCGGTATCGCCCCCAAAAGCGAGGGGCGATACCGAGGCTTCTCTCCTGGTCCTAATGGGTGGATCGCGCGGCCGCTATTCCAACCCGAAGGTGGAGGTCTCCAGTTCCTTCTTGGCGAAGGCCATGAACAGGTCGGCGGTGGCGCCGTCGACGATCCGGTGATCGAAGCCGAGGCTGCTGAACATCATCTGGCGGATGGCGATGAAGTCGGTGCCGTCGGGGCCGGTGATGACCACAGGCCGCTTCACGATGGCGCCCACGCCCTGGATGGCCGCCTGGGGCTGGTTGATGATGGGCAGGCCGAAGGTGTCGCCGTAGACGCCGGGGTTGGTGATGGTGAAGGTGCCGCCGCTGATCTCGTCGGGCTTGAGCTGCTTGGTGCGCGCCCGCTCGGCCAGGTCGTTGAGGCTGCGGGCCAGGCCGCCCAGGTTCATCATGTCGGCGTTCTTCACCACGGGGACGATGAGGCCCCAGTCCAGGCTCACGGCGATGCCGAGGTTGATGTCCTGCTTGTAGACGATGTTGTCGCCGTCCACGGAGGCGTTGGCGATGGGATAGGCGCGCAGCGCCTTGCAGGCCGCCATCATCACGAACGGCATGAAGCTGAGCTTCGTACCGAACTGGGCCTCGAAGGCCTTCTTGTGCTTGTTGCGCAGCTGGGCCACATGGGTCATGTCGATCTCGAAGATCGTGTAGGCGTGGGCCGAGGTGCGGCGGCTGGCCACCATGTTGTCGGCGATGATCTTGCGCATGCGGCTCATGGGCTCGACCTTCACGCGCTCGCCCGCGGCGAAGGCCGGCATGGCGGGGGCGGGGGCCAC harbors:
- a CDS encoding replicative DNA helicase, encoding MADWLPERLPEDIDAERSFLATCCSPGAGFAASEAVFTLAEEDFVHPAHRAVFRALRVLIEAQVEVNSLTLKDALDQDDSLNKVGGYPGLVELLAGEDVERPQVLADVIRRKAKLRRLVHLGAQLVRQAAEEDEPPEVLVDQTAQSLFHLAQGDAKARGLLSIQAVADDAMERLHERLEGRLSPGVRVGFTRFDELTQGFQPGNLIVLAARPGIGKTALALNWILRAAQERDGRPGHCGAFFSLEMSHEEVFMRLLAAKSQTNMKDLQAGRAAGKIDHVLQARDELVQMPLFICDQASITVPQIQNMIVKQGSQSNRRVEFAIIDYLQLLSSPEGSRGAKQNEAVRIGEISRGLKLMAKDFGIPVVVLSQLNREVEHRTGGRPQLSDLRDSGAIEQDADMVAFIHRKMIPSANEEPDPSAELIVAKHRNGPTAIIQLHFQGEYAMYREMVRETSSYA
- a CDS encoding dihydrolipoamide acetyltransferase family protein, whose amino-acid sequence is MAFDVVMPQMGESIAEATVLKWHKKVGDVIAKDETLYEISTDKVDAEIPAPAAGTLLEILVEVNATVPVGTVVARIGAASEKPAGAAAPAPSSPVAAAVSAVTAPLADEDDNSLEGRLRTKSSPLVREMAKQHGVDLARIQGTGQAGRVTKEDMEAHLAKGPSAASSAAPSPTAIAPVLPAVHDPSAPTLGISPALSVAPAPAMPAFAAGERVKVEPMSRMRKIIADNMVASRRTSAHAYTIFEIDMTHVAQLRNKHKKAFEAQFGTKLSFMPFVMMAACKALRAYPIANASVDGDNIVYKQDINLGIAVSLDWGLIVPVVKNADMMNLGGLARSLNDLAERARTKQLKPDEISGGTFTITNPGVYGDTFGLPIINQPQAAIQGVGAIVKRPVVITGPDGTDFIAIRQMMFSSLGFDHRIVDGATADLFMAFAKKELETSTFGLE